Proteins co-encoded in one Pocillopora verrucosa isolate sample1 chromosome 1, ASM3666991v2, whole genome shotgun sequence genomic window:
- the LOC131769049 gene encoding glutamate receptor ionotropic, NMDA 1, translating to MDDRPRFNFWRFLFLYAAFLPLIEGNTAKFFGIGAMLSSPGHEKIFEEAVGKINDNSSGLLRTVKLNGSSYVLSSNPIRSALDVCENLVANGVVTVIVSHPKDDFSPPISISYACGFYQIPVIGISARQTIFSDKSIHESFLRTVPSYSDQANVWMGLLKHYEWKSVVLLTSNDQDSRMIATRFTGLAAEYNIKIEKTIMFPTGCVNVTSHLMKIKKLQSRVILFSASEEDAAIVYQNATYLKMTGEGFVWLVTQQTLSGRAESYLPQGVIGMQLLHGYNESAQIQDAVTLVATALDRLITSGNNLTSPPASCRETTQWESGQTLFNELVNTTIINGKTGDIVLNRKGDRINTAYQIVNLRKKGDKKLRIVGEYRDWQVSISDKVFWPGGLEEKPKGIFVSTHLRVVTLVGEPFVFIKALPESGRCEDLDDAQKKKRHIKCSGKVYGEHTKLVATDKDDHCCYGFCMDLLYRLGEKVNFTFDVHLSEDGSYGSLRRVNGTDMKRWNGMVGEVIDGRADLIVAALTINNERAEWIEFSKPFKYQGLTILVRKDQSRNRLDSFLRPFQINLWLLVLLSVHIVAVILYLLDRFSPFGRFKLARKEKEETALNLSSAMWFSWGVLLNSGIGEGTPRSFSARVLGMVWAGFAMIIVASYTANLAAFLVLDRPKAVVSGIEDPNLRNPSVNFKYATVANSSVDAYFRRQVELSSMYTFMEKYNVKTAKEAIQKVNDGELKAFIWDSPVLYYEASVNCDLTTAGELFGRSGYGVGMPKGSQWSNAISLAILNFHESGVMEELETTWIDTKQCDEQNNSPATLGLNHMLGVFIMVAAGIGAGIVIIILEILYHKHRGWKEEQKELAKKTTDKWRANIMMMKKERTTNGQQPNGVLDSHAPQNDGIARRNPIYNPENHVDSTFTYN from the exons ATGGATGACAGACCTCGCTTTAATTTTTggagatttttgtttttgtatgcCGCTTTCCTTCCTTTGATCGAAGGAAACACTGCAAAATTCTTCGGCATAGGAGCAATGTTATCCTCTCCAGGCCATGAGAAAATCTTCGAGGAAGCCGTTGGAAAAATAAACGACAATTCAAGTGGTTTACTAAGGACAGTAAAATTGAATGGAAGCTCTTATGTTTTGAGTTCAAACCCTATTCGCTCGGCTCTTGATGTTTGCGAGAATTTGGTCGCCAATGGAGTCGTTACTGTTATAGTCAGCCACCCAAAAGACGACTTTTCGCCGCCAATTTCAATCTCGTATGCCTGCGGTTTCTACCAAATTCCTGTCATTGGAATTTCAGCGCGACAAACTATCTTCTCGGACAAG TCAATCCATGAGTCTTTCTTGCGCACTGTACCATCATATTCAGATCAGGCTAATGTTTGGATGGGACTGCTGAAGCACTATGAATGGAAGAGTGTTGTTCTACTAACAAGCAATGACCAGGACAGCCGTATGATTGCAACCAGGTTCACAGGCCTAGCTGCAGAATATAATATTAAG ATTGAGAAAACCATCATGTTCCCTACTGGATGTGTGAATGTCACATCTCATTTaatgaagataaagaaattgCAATCAAGAGTCATTCTCTTCAGTGCTAG TGAGGAGGATGCAGCTATTGTTTATCAAAATGCCACATATCTAAAGATGACTGGGGAGGGCTTTGTGTGGCTGGTGACCCAACAAACCTTGTCAGGGAGAGCTGAGAGTTATTTGCCTCAAG GTGTGATTGGAATGCAGTTACTTCATGGTTATAACGAGTCTGCTCAGATTCAGGATGCTGTTACCCTTGTGGCCACAGCCTTGGACAGACTGATCACTTctggaaataatttgacttCTCCACCTGCCAGCTGCCGAGAAACTACCCAATGGGAGAGTGGTCAAACTTTATTCAA TGAGCTGGTTAACACAACCATCATCAATGGCAAGACAGGTGATATCGTACTGAACAGGAAAGGTGATCGTATCAACACTGCTTACCAGATTGTTAACCTCAGAAAAAAGGGAGATAAAAAGCTGAGAATTGTTGGAGAGTATCGTGATTGGCAGGTGTCAATCTCTGACAAAGTCTTTTGGCCAGGAGGCTTAGAGGAAAAGCCAAAAGGAATCTTTGTTTCCACTCATTTAAGG GTTGTGACTTTAGTTGGGGAGCCATTTGTGTTTATCAAGGCTTTACCAGAAAGTGGCAGGTGTGAGGATCTTGATGatgcacaaaagaaaaagaggcaTATTAAATGTAGTGGGAAAGTATATGGTGAACACACCAAACTGGTGGCAACTGATAAGGATGACCACTGCTGCTATG GTTTTTGTATGGATTTGTTATATCGACTGGGAGAGAAAGTTAATTTTACCTTCGATGTTCATTTGTCTGAAGACGGGAGCTATGGCTCTCTGCGAAGA GTAAATGGCACGGACATGAAGCGCTGGAATGGTATGGTAGGCGAAGTGATCGATGGTAGAGCTGATCTTATTGTGGCTGCCTTGACAATCAATAATGAAAGAGCTGAGTGGATCGAGTTTTCCAAACCTTTTAAGTATCAAGGACTTACCATACTTGTCAGAAAG GATCAAAGTAGGAACAGACTGGACTCATTTTTGCGGCCTTTCCAGATAAACTTGTGGCTGCTGGTTCTACTCTCAGTGCACATAGTGGCAGTTATACTCTACCTGCTTGACCGGTTTAGCCCGTTTGGCCGGTTCAAACTAGCTCGGAAAGAAAAGGAGGAGACAGCTCTTAATTTGTCCAGTGCTATGTGGTTTTCATGGGGAGTGTTACTGAACAGTGGCATCGGAGAAG GTACTCCACGTAGTTTCAGTGCTCGGGTGCTGGGCATGGTATGGGCAGGCTTTGCAATGATCATTGTCGCCAGCTACACTGCTAATCtggcagcctttcttgttctTGATCGGCCAAAGGCTGTGGTCAGCGGCATAGAAGATCCAAAC CTGCGTAACCCGTCTGTGAATTTCAAGTACGCTACTGTAGCAAACAGCAGTGTTGACGCGTATTTCAGGCGGCAGGTTGAGCTGTCATCCATGTATACTTTTATGGAAAAATACAATGTAAAGACAGCGAAGGAGGCCATACAGAAAGTGAACGATGG GGAATTAAAGGCGTTCATCTGGGACTCACCCGTCCTTTATTACGAAGCCTCTGTAAACTGTGACCTTACTACTGCTGGTGAACTGTTCGGGCGGTCCGGTTATGGCGTTGGCATGCCTAAA GGTTCTCAGTGGAGTAACGCAATTTCACTTGCTATTCTAAACTTTCACGAGAGCGGGGTTATGGAGGAATTGGAAACCACGTGGATCGACACCAAGCAATGCGATGAACAGAATAATTCGCCTGCTACGTTAGGGCTAAATCACATGCTTG GGGTATTTATCATGGTTGCTGCTGGAATAGGAGCTGGAATCGTGATCATTATCTTAGAAATCCTCTATCACAAGCACCGTGGGtggaaagaagaacaaaaagagcTGGCCAAGAAGACAACAGATAAATGGCGGGCTAATATCATGATGATGAAAAAGGAACGCACCACAAATGGCCAACAACCTAATGGTGTTCTCGATTCACACGCCCCGCAGAATGACGGGATAGCTCGTAGAAACCCAATTTACAACCCGGAGAATCACGTGGACAGCACGTTCACGTACAATTGA
- the LOC131769057 gene encoding ciliary microtubule associated protein 1A-like gives MAQQNEANKEDRDESQKEVEIGAKCRGPGPAKYLLPGTIGVKGHDIRKHRCPAFSFGQRHKEFSSSISPGPKYMFTAYVTRNGREAAPAFSLYSRTTDKVNLYTPGPGQYSPEKFHPPHERSEPSFTFGKRTKILFKDPTPSPNSYSLPPLIGPKGVNKASAPAYSLSGRSAIGGFSEDLKKTPGPGTYEVTHPNTSRKRMPAYTMNGRNYMPTDTTLKPGPGQHSPEKVVYNKPTAPKFSFGIRHSDYMTVPLLARD, from the exons ATGGCGCAACAAAATGAGGCAAATAAGGAAGACAGAGACGAAAGTCAAAAAGAGGTTGAAATCGGTGCGAAATGTCGGGGACCTGGGCCGGCGAAATATCTTCTTCCCGGAACCATTGGAGTTAAAGGCCATGATATTCGCAAGCACCGATGTCCCGCATTTAGTTTTGGCCAACGACATAAGGAATTTTCGTCTAGCATTAGTCCTGGTCCAAAGTACATGTTCACCGCCTATGTAACACGAAATGGAAGGGAAGCAGCCCCAGCGTTTTCACTTTACAGTCGCACAACAGATAAGGTCAACCTTTACACACCCGGCCCAG gacaaTACTCTCCAGAAAAATTCCATCCACCCCACGAACGAAGCGAGCCAAGCTTTACCTTTGGGAAACGTACCAAAATATTATTTAAGGACCCCACCCCCTCACCAAATTCCTACTCCCTCCCACCCCTCATAGGACCAAAGGGTGTTAACAAGGCCTCAGCCCCGGCTTACTCGTTAAGCGGACGCTCTGCTATTGGCGGATTCAGTGAAGATCTCAAAAAG ACACCCGGCCCAGGAACTTACGAGGTAACTCATCCTAATACAAGTAGAAAGAGAATGCCAGCATACACTATGAATGGACGAAACTACATGCCAACAGATACAACATTAAAACCAGGACCGGGACAACACAGCCCTGAAAAG GTTGTGTATAACAAACCAACTGCACCAAAATTCAGCTTTGGTATACGACACAGTGATTACATGACTGTTCCCCTATTAGCACGTGATTAA